TTCCTTCTGCTTATTTATAGGTTCTggcatactgtatatttattctTATTTAGCATCTTTACATCTCTTCATAATTCATtctcaatatatttttattcctGTTCTTATTTACTGAAACATCTAGAATTTTTACTCTGAATGTATTGTGTCTTCCAACTTCTTGGGATATTAAGTAATGTGCAGctcaaaatcttttccttctgTCTTGCCTGTCAAGTGGAACTGAACCTAAAATGGAAGAAAGTGACAGATTTCTACCACAGTTCCACGATAAAATTTCGCAGATGGTGAGATGCGCAACCTGAGCGCATCTCCAGTCATATGGACTGACCCTAAAGGGCAATAGAGGAAGAAGCTAGATTGGACGGCAAGGACTGTGAGAGCAGGAAGAGGGGAGATAATTCCCAAGGCCCTCTTCTACATGGGACTGAATTCACATTCCTTGGCGGCGCAGGGGAGCTTTTGCATTCTTTCCCAATCTGTGTGGTTTGTACACCCCCAAATTCCTCTTTGATTTGAAACTCATCTGTCTCCCACCTTTAAAATGAAACCATATTGCGAGGCAGCTCACAACAAAACCTGGAAAATGGAATAGGACACTCAATGAGAACCACAACTAAACCAAACGCGAAGATACTAAACAGAAGCAATCAAATCTAGGTCACTGACTGTCTACCTGAATAATAAGAAAAAAGATTTCACTTTTCTTTCTGGCTGGAAAGACTCTGTCCTGTGCCCAGATGGTTTGTGGATGGAATCTGCAGCAGGGGCCACAGGCTGGTTTGTATGAGGGTCCTAAATTTCCCAGGTGTATACATACCATACAACAAAAGGGGGGGCAGAAATCCCACAAAGAGGACACCAATAGCCTTCAGGGCAAGGAAGAGCAGCAAAGCTCTAGGGGTTTAGAAGAACACAGAGGTCCAGGGAGTGATTTCATCTGTTTGTTTTGCTGGAGAAAACCTGAGAGTCAATATGATCTTAAAAACTCCCCGAGTGATTCATGCCAAAGCAAACAAGTCTACCTTGCATCCTTCCTCCATCGTGCTTAAAACCGTGTATGCCATGTTTGCATGTGACTTGTCCCCATTTTCTTTTGCAGCCCCAGCACAAAATTGCATACGCTCCAAAATTTAgccagtgaaaataggaacatcccatCTCATTCCATAatcataatttttaatttttactatgtataccccacacatcttactgggttgcccaagccactctgggtggcttccaacataagaAAACAgtaaacttaaaaaaacaaaaacaaaacaaaaacaccttccctatacaggattgccttcaggcggctcaggggtcggataattccatacccttcaatatttctccgatgaaaatcgggacatcctaaggaaaagtgtgacattgtgggatcaaatcagaaactgggatcgtttgggaaatagggacacttggaaggacTTAAATAAGCTATGCAtaaacccatttaaatcaatggacaGAGGCTGTCTTAAATTATAGTTTCAGTGTCTGGAGGAAACTTCCTTCCATGCCTGGTCTGGTTCATCATCCCCACATGAGCCTTATGAAGCAAGTCTCATTTTTTACAGATGTGATCGGAGGCTGCCAGACTGTGATCTGCCTAAAGCCACAAAATGGTTTCTTCATGGAGCTTTAAGTGGAAtctaggacacccccccccaagggccaAGTCTATCCATAGGACCACTGTGGTGGTGGTCTGTCATAATGTCTGATTCTATATTTTTAGTGTACTAGTTGTGTTTTGATTCTAACCTTGGGGAGCTGTCCCCCTTTCCTTCTATTCTTAATCTGTGGTAGGAAGATTACGTCTGAAGTTGTGTATGAAAAGGCTACCTCtaaatgaaatgcaaatgtgtgcaaaaatgttcCTACagattaaaaaaagtttttagatgttcttaattgctttttttattaaaaaaatcaatgtattgttttactgctttTTTGTAGGCTGTTCTATAGGCgttttgggggaagaaaaggcaggatatacatttaatggggaggaggaaaaaagagtgAGACATGTCAGGAAAGGTTTGGAGTGCATTTCATTTTGTACACTGTACCCCATTCTGTTATGATGAAGGGTTGGCTGGAAatatcctaaataaataaaacaagcccTCTCCCCAATTTCTGCTTTCCCCATTCAAATTCTCCATTTCCCCAAAGGGGCTTTTCCCCATGTGGACACGGTGCAGAATTTCTTCCATGTGTTATCTACGAATGGTGCAACTATGTCTGAAATTTCAAGGTGGTACCTTTGGAGAGAGACTGGCATTTTGCATACATTATGTGACCAGAGTGGGGTGCGGGGACGACGACACACCAAGCCAGTCCATTCACCCTCCGTCGACCCTTTGACTTGTGCTGGGAATCAGTCTCATATAGGCAATGACAGTCAGAGATGACTTGTTATTCCTATGGTTTGAAAACCCCGACATTAATTTCAGAAGCAGCCCAAGTATCAATGGAGATACTGGAAATGAGAAGTCGTGAAAATTCCTGGGAGTGTTGGTAACTATGAAATGGTGTCTCTCTTCCTTAATCTGTTAGCAGGACTTTTTCCCCCCCAGCAGGAAcgcagttctggcaccttttaggtgggcaccattgcaggcccaacagcagggaggagaaaagggtggtgaattctggcaccttttttctagaaaaaaatagcccTGGGCACATACACCAACATTACCTCTATGGGAGACATGAATTAATCTATCCATTTAAAGAGTATTCTGAGTGGGCCACAAGGCTCCTGTCAGAACTGGATACAGTCTGGGAACTGGGGAGGACAGATCCATTGGGTCAGTGACAGGTATGTTTTGACctaatagttaaagctatggttttcccagtagtgatgtatggaagtgagagctggaccataaagaaggctgatcgccgaagaatggatgcttttcaattatggtgctggaggagactcttgaagatcaaacctatccattctgaaggaaatcagccctgagtgctcactggaaggaaagatcctgaagctgaggctccaatactttggccacctcatgagaagagaagactccctggaaaagaccctgatgttgggaaagattgagggcacaaggagaaggggacggcacaggatgagatggttggacagtgttctcgaggctaccaacatgagtttgaccaagctgcgggaggcagtggaagacaggagtgcctggcatgctctggtccatggggtcacaaagagtcggacacgactaaacaacaacaacaattcattggtcatttttatattaaaaaaggagGTACCATTGCTTCAGTTATGGATACGGCAGTTAAACAAGCTCCACTTCATTTAAAGTTTAATAAAACGTATATTTATTGCAAACAATAATATACAAAAAGGTAAGTTGTACAGAGAACCAAAAGGGATTTGCAAACAAAATGACCAAAACGGAAACAAAACGGAAACCCAGCCTTACctaaaactgatttttaaaaaggaaagattgTTTTTAAGTTACAGAAATACTTTAGAAATAtctgcttttttttaatatagaagTAGAAAAGATACCATATTATGAGTGCTTTAAGATTTTCTTCTACTGTATTCCCTACAAAACATTAACaaatataacttttttttaaataaaaaagttggctatctttttttttaaaaaaagcaacccttAACTGTTCAGCCACCGCTTcaccaaaggtcagattcattgCCCTAACTATCCTCCCAAATCACACAGTGTGAAGAGGTGGAAGGTGAGCCACACACTTTGGGAGCTACCAACCAAGAACCGCTGCTCCACAGCTTTCGTTCATTTCCATCGAGCTTTCAAGGGCCAAATATGAGCCCCATAGAAATGTGCAAGCCCCATGGAAAAGAAGAGGGCTTACAAAGCAGCAGGGATTGGTGGCTGCACCCATTGTCGCTTTGCTTCTCTTGAACAGACCAAGGCCTGCCCTAGGACACCCAAGGATGGTGGCGGAATCTCGAGGTAGTGGAGTGGATTGTACCACTTTGGTTTGCAAGTCGGGGGTGGTATCGTTTCTTTCGAATGCTTCCCCTTGCCCCCTGTAAAAGAACTCCCTGcaattataaacaacaacaacgatggagggtttaaatataaaatatcccATGCAGGAAGCATTAAAAATGGCAGCCCCAACAGTAGCCTCAAAGCttaagtggtacagtccattctaCTACCTTAATCCTGCTGGCCTGTGTACTCCTAGGCCCTACAGGTATATGTAAATCTGGAAGAGCTGAGGCAGAAAATAAGGCAAATGACTCAGTGATACACTACATTTGCAATCTTTTGTGTCTACAATGAAAAACAAcgacatattttttttccagtttatCCTCAAACAGGAGGGAAAAGAAGAAGTAAGGAAGAACAGAAAAGAAGCAGACATATTTGTACAAACCTAAGACACATtctgaaggaataataataataataaaaagtacaaaaaaaggaatgagagagataaataaaataaggggGTTATTGATTTAGACCATAATTTAACGATTAGGCACCATATACCGACTCTGGAATTTCTGTTTACATTACAAGAACTTCTAAtgtggaagggggaaatggaggaaaaTCTCTTGATTAAAaaactcttcctcccccccccacaaaataaatatatatactttttatttaaaaagaagaagaaaagaaaaaacacacacaccggTGCTGTCATCCATGACCTTTGTTAAAGTAGatatccctgccctgccctgccctgcaaatTGAGTTCATAATGGAAtttgcggcggggggggggggttgttttctgTATGGATTGGTCAGCATCTGTTTCGcacatggggagggggcagtgtcAGGAGCTGAAGAAGGGGGGGTCATGGTAGGATTTGTGGCATTATAATCTGGTGCTGCTGGTtgcattaaaagagagagagagagagagcttcagaCCTTTAAAAAACGGTCTGAAGCCTCATATTTCCCCTTGGCAGTGAGAGAAATAATCACACAAGCTCTCTTGGAAGATATTGCAGGTTTGCTGTTAAGGCTTTTCAATAGTGTTTCTTTAAGGCTTAAGGTGTggatctttcccccccccctttcaaacctccctcctccccacaaaaaaacccttttacttcccagctggaaaaataaAGTCTCTTTCCAAATCCGCAACATCACATTGAGTAACTGACCACTGGTTAGTGAAGAGCTTCTCCCCAGTTTGcttttcctctatccactttttTTTCTGCCTACAAGAGAAAGACCATTAACTATACAAAAATACCTCTGGCTAAGGCATGCCGTTTTTGCTAAGTGTTGTTTAGCTGTCAAAATAAGGagcattaaagagagagagagagagaaaggtttctCTAAAAACAAGAAGTACAATTACATGTAAAATCCCCTCAAATTGGTAACGAATCATACACAGTACatactaaacaaaacaaaacaaaatacttagAATAGAGCCTATTCCTCACAGAGGAATACTCTTGAgttttgtaataataaaaaaattattcatttttcatttttagttATTGTTAAAAAATAATCACCAAGTCCATACCTAGGCGAACTAAGCTGGCTGTTTTCGGAATGAAAATCACCTCCAAAGCAAAGGTGCTAAGTCCACCATGGAATGTTTATTTATGGAGCAGGATTCTCCAGCTGATTTCGGAAGGATGCTGTAGTACAAAAGGCATTCTGGGATTTTCCTTTCTCTTACTTGTTCACGTGTagcttgcttcttcttttctttttttaaaaaagaaactttcaCCAAAGTCTGAGGACGCTTTGCTGTCCGTCAAGAGCCTACGGCCTGGTGAGCTGTGTGTAGACAGGCTGCTCCCAGTGTTGCGGGCTGTGGGTCTGAGGAATGGAAGGCACCCCCGCAGTGTCTGCAATGGGCGTGTACATCGGCCTCTGGGCGGGGTTCATGTACGTGAAGGTAGAGTAGAGGCTGGAGCTCTGGCCGGCGGCATGGCTGTAGTACGAGTTGGAGCTCTGGTGGTCTGTGTAATCGTACTGCGAGCGGGTGATGGTGGGGTAGGAGGAGCTGTAGTGCTGCAGGTTAAAGGAGCTGTAGCTGATCTGCTGGggcgagtgctgctgctgctcgctgTAATGGCTGGGGCTCAGCTGCTCGGTCTTGATGTGTGTCCTCTGCTGGGCCTGCCCTGGCTCGCTGCTCAGCGTGGTTAAGGTGTGCTGTGGTTGCTGGGGGGCCTGCTGTGGCACTTGGGGCGGCTGTGGCTGAGACGGCGGCTGCTGCGGGGGCGGCGGCTGCTTGGACATCCAGGCATgccctgtgctggctggagcagcTGCTGTGCTGCTGATTCCATAGCTGCCAGTATAGGTGACTTGGCCGGGCTGGCCATGGGTGGCCGGGACCCCGGGGTGGCCATTGGGTGGGAGATACTGGTCAAACTCGTTGACGTCGAAGGTCTCGATGTTGGAGATGACGTCGCTGCTGAGCTCGCCAATGTCCACGTCTCGGAAGTCAATGTGGGGTGgctgccttcctccttcctgcagGGGGCGCCCTTCCCgtttcaggtcctgcttcccGGGCTGCACATCTGTTTTAGGGGTAGTGGGAGGGGTCGGTGGCCCTTGAGACTGTCCTGCAGGAAACACAAAAGAAACGGTATCCGTCAGAGTAAGCATGCTACTTTCCCCTCCACCCCTTTGAAGTCAAAACTGCAGGCAAGCCACACCTGGGCCTATCTTCCTACTGATAAGGGGTCCAGACAGAGTGCCATAAACTGCTGGAAATCTAACAGCAGCCATTTTTTATATATCTAAGCAGGAGGTGTTGTATTACAGTGATAATTCGATTAATGGTTAACTCTGTCTGGAGGTGAGCGAAAggagagggtggtggtggagtgaCCGGTAATAAGGAATTGCCACTGAAGATAGCTGCAGGGCTCCTGAGATCAGTTGTTTTGTACAGCCAAAGGGATTTGTACCTGTGAGACTGTGCTCTGCTGAAAAAGAGGGCAGAGTGCTGTTCATAGAACTGGTTTGCAAAGGTGCAAACTGGATTGGGAAGTGTTGCCGGCAGAAGCAATTGCCTTATGCAAAGAGAAAGCCCTTTCGAATGTCCTGTGTGCAAATGATGCTGTGTGCTGTTGTCCATGAGACGTACTTGCTGACAGTGGTGGCCTAAAGAGGACCCACACATCTGCACGTGCTTTGACCCTATCACACGTGCTATCCTCTTTCTGTTCTATAGAGATGCTTCAGGGTGCATAAGGGCAATAGATTGCTAAGTGCACTCTTTTTCTGCATCCACCTGAATGGGAGCAGCCTAATTCATTAAAAGTGTAATAGACAGCTCtcttggttagagcgtggtgctggtaatgccaaggttgcagggtcaatccccatttgggacaacaacatattcctgcattgcagggggttggactagatgatcctcagggtcccttccaactctacaattctatgatttctaaaAGCAGAACCGCGGCATACAGCACACTTACCAGAATGTTCCCCGGGAGAATGCACTTCGCTCATGCTGGATGAAGACTGGGGAGAATCCGCCTGCAGGGCCTTGAAGATGGCATTAGGGGAGATGTGAGTTTGCTCAGATCCTTCCTCTTGCTCAGCCTGCCCATTCTTGACCGACTTTCTCCTTCGCGGCTGGTACTTATAGTCTGGATGGTCTTTTTTATGCTGCACCCTCAGCCTTTCTGCCTCCTCCACAAATGGGCGTTTCTCACTCTCATTCAATAACCTGGGTGAGACAGAAAGGGCCTTGTGGTTACTTACAATGGTGTCAACTGCAGAGATTTCCAGAATGTAGCACTTAGGTCagatttcattttgcaaaaaaataataatcactctGTCTGCAAGAGCACTGTCCCAGGCAGCTGTTGAAGGCTGCAAAGTTGTGCAAAATGGGCTTCTGGTCATACCAAGGCCATGATCCAGATATATGTGGACATAGGACATTATGCCAAAATATCCAAGCGGCATAGGAAAGCTGGCAAGGAAGGCAGTTTTTAGACATCCTGCTATCTgagtattctctctctccctctctctcccccgcccccaagttTAAGAGCAGACTAGAAACTTTCTCTGGGACCTCTGGGCACTGTCAGGGAAAGGACTTGGTTGTCCAGTACTGCTAAGTTTGCCTCTGCTTGTTCCTTTTCTACATCATCTTAGGATCCCTTTTGAGAACTCCGCTCCTCTTGCAAGAAATTAGCAGAGTGTTTTGGCTACTTTCAAAAAAGACATAACAAAAATCGAGCTGCTACAGGGACTCTGCTCTGGCCCCTTACTTGGAATTTGGTTGGAGCTGGAATTTGGTTGGAGCCATCActctattcccacccacccccaccaactAACCCAGGACACACTCACAGGAACACAGATTAGGATGCCAACACTTTGGGTGCCTCCAGGCACCCGCACAAActgcccacctttttttttttacagctaaaCTCAACAGCAACAACCACCTTTCATTTGCAAATAccatttatctctctctctttttcttgtgGAAAGTCACAAGCTTATGTTTCAATCAGTTGACTCACTTTTCTCTTAactccctgctccctccctcctgttgcaAGTCATCCTTCCAACTCAACCTCCTATTGGTCCACACTTGCCAACTTACACCAACAATCATCACATACCCAAATGTGTGCCATTCATGTTTTGTCTTGAGAACAGGGCTTGAGTTCTCAGAGCTCAACCTtgtaacttgtttgtttgtttttaagtgggcTGGTGTCTACAAAATAAATTATTCCTGGGCATGtgcacagcatttttttttaagcagatggGACAGCTCTCTCCTAGGCATGAGCTCAAGGTCACTTTAAAAATAAGGGATATAGCACTGCCTCATCATTTAGTTTTTCTtataatgcaatcctatgcaggtctACTTTGCTGTGAGCCCCTTTGAGTTTATTAGTACTTCCTCCTGTGAAAGTATAAATTACAGCCTTATTTTCAAGTGTTGGCATCTTAGGGGACACAGCAATGCTGCCAAACCAGAGCACGGccttgccctccctctctcccctaagCTAAAACAGGACCTCAAATATGGACACATACAGGGGTgcccacttgaataaaatattgggggtggtggCACGTAAGCCCTGCATAATAGATCACATGacacggcacacacacaccattttaatggcagtgcccattaactttttggggggggctgcccccctcaaatattttaatggaggaagggtaaagggaccccctaggagttagctcctatggACATATATGTCCACAAACCAAGGTACAAACAACATTTTGATCCAGAACTTCTCTTGTAGAACCCGATAACGATTGCACTCGGAAGTAGCTCCTACCGAGTCCAAATGCCCGGTTAGCCACCTGCATGTGAAGTTCAAGGGACACACTCTCCAAGAGCTGCGCGTTAGTTGGGCTCTCTCCACGCTACctctgcggaggaggaggagctcagcATGGAATCTCCAAGCCCCAGATTCCCACCAACCACCCCGTTGGAAACGTCTGTCCCTGTTAAcctacattctctctctctctctctctctctcgtgcgcGCACCCAACCCACGCGTGCAATTTCTCCTTTGTGGCCCTGCTCCTGCAGAGCAGGGAGGCAaacttgaatttttatttatatatagagagagggggggtattttcagataagccccaccccacattatCGATCGCAAGACGTGGCACACAAACACCATTTCaatagcaatgcccattaactggggggggggccgCAACTTTGGGACCTCGGGCCCTAGGAGCTGGCGTGGTGATGCCAAACtaaggagccaacttctaggggctgaGGTTCCTAGgcacccccataaaatatttgagggggccaaacCCGCCCCCAGTTGAcgggcattgccatttaaattaTGGGCGTACACCATGTCTTCTGATCGATTatgttatttattgaatattttattcaagttggcactcctgaagCTAAACAAGCTGAGATCCTTTGCACGCTTCCTCCGGAGCACGCGTGCCGGCGCCCCTTTGGCAACCCGCTTCCACTGCACCCATTCCCAGCGCTTACCTCCAGAGTTTGCCCAGCGTCTTGCTCAGCTCGGCATTGTGCAGGTGCGGATACTGGTCGGCGAGCTTCCTGCGCGCGGCCTGCGCCCACACCATGAAGGCGTTCATGGGGCGCTTGACGTGGGGCTTGTTCTTGCTGGATCCGTTCACGCGCACGGGCATGGGCACGAGCGTCCAGTCGTAGCCCTTCAAGACCTGGCTGACGGCTTCTCGGATGCACACGGGGAACTTGTCCTCGTCGCTCTCTTTCTTCAGGTCCGGGTCGCTTTTGGGGAACGTGTTCTCTTGGGGACGCGTGTTCTCGGTGTCCGATCCAGAGCCCGACGGGCAAGGGGAGCCGGCCGAATCGTCCGACATGGTGGGGCTGGGGGCGCCGGACAGGCATTTCTCCTGCTCCTCGGTCATCTTCAGGAAAGGGTCGAGGAGATTCATGCGAGAAAGCGGCCCAGGGGGGGATATCGGTGGAAATAAAAAAAGCGAGCAAgaaggggtgggaagagggggtgggtggggggaggaagaggagggtggggaggggtgaaaAAGCGAAAGTGGCAGGGTCTCTTAAAACTGCATGAAAGGAGACGAGCCCAGCGGCAACGACAACGAAAAGTTTGCAAGGGGCACCAAAAATGTCTCGCCTGGGTTGCAGAAACTGGAAAGAAGACCTCGGATCTCAGACGCTTTTGCAAAatcgctgctgctgttgctgctgctgctgctgctgctatttgctCTCAAGCAATGGACATGTGGGCAGCTTTTTCGTGGAGGGGTTGTCggaagaatatatataaaaatatatattccacccctttcaaaaaaggagaaaaagttcCTCGGAGGTTGGAGGgtagagaaggggaagaaagaatTTATATATGCAGTATATATATAAAGGCTCCCAAAATCACCTAGTCGGTTTCAAGCTCAGCTCTACTAACTCTCTCTCTGGGTCTCTTTAATAAATACTCTCCTCTGCTATTTCACCTTAGAAACTTTCAGCCAATGGCAGGCCTGCCCCTGGAGGGCTGGCACACAGCTGATTGGCTGaaaagttttttctctctccccctcctttctcgCCGCTCTctgaagggaggggagaaatgaGCGCAGATCTCAGAGAGGAaaatgcggggggaggggggagagggaggggggaaagagaaagttTGTCGCGCGCTGCAGTTGAGCCTTTGTACTTCCCAACTCTTGCGCTATATATTCTTCCGAGTAAactcttctcctttctcttttctacTTGTTGATCTGGGCAGATTTCTGCTGAAGAAAAGGCATGAAATCTTCCCTAGCAGATACGTCATCGCTCCGGTAAAACTGCAGAACAAACGCTTGCTCGCTAGCTCTCTCACTCGGAAAGAGCTTAGAGCttctctgtatgtatgtatgtgtctctgtctgtctgtctgtctgtctgtctgtctatctgtctccccccccccccagcttttttgTTTGCTCATCCTAATGCTTTATCCATACTTAAAAGTTTCAGGAAGAGAAGGCAAGGTTGACCTCAGGCGCTGTACTGCAACTCACGGCGTGAGAATCTGACCCAGAGGTTTAGTTTTAAATACCACCCCCCTTCTACGCTATATACTTAGGCTAGGACGactccttttaaaaatggttatcTTTAATTTCCCTTACTCTGGTCTTATATTGTGCAAAGTAGGgttagtggtgggtgggtgtgaatgaCAGTAACACCCTCTTCCAAAATATTCACGCTGAGAGTGATCTGCTGTGTAGGAACATAACATGACCAAATTTCTATTTCAAGCAGACACGACTTTCCACCGTAAAAGTCAACAGGTACAAGCTAACATTCAACCCAGGGGTTTAACTAGGGAGTAAGCGCCACGGAAAGCAGCgggacttactttcaagtaaacctGCACATGAGCTACGCTTTTTAGAAAGGGTTGGACCTATGGAAATGATCATCAGCTACGCATCCTGCCGGGAGGGATCTAATATATTTTAAATCCCTATAATTCAGGATTTTCTTCCTCAAGCGTGATCCTTCATCGTAAAGACAATACTTGGATTTACTTGTTAGGCTCGCTCACATGCTCCCTTCCAAGGCCAGACGCGAAGCAGGCGCAAGGGGATGCATTATGAGTCGAAATATATCCCCATCGCTCCCCGCCCCGCTGCTCAAACCacggagaaagagagaaaagttttCTTCTTCGTTTCATGTATATATTCAGATGGATCTCGTTTCAGAGACGTCTGTTGTGAAATGTTTTTGATTCGTTTTTCGAATCAGACGCTATGCCTACTAACCTCAGGTCTTTTCTATATATACACACGCGCATACATATTACCTATTAGCTTTGCACTGTTTCCACAATCTTTCCTTAAAAGTAGGTGACACAGCAAGAGGAAAAAGTTTCCCGACGGATATAAAGAATTCACGACATGGGGATGCGCTCTGGCACAACCGCACAGCTTGGCTG
Above is a window of Zootoca vivipara chromosome 2, rZooViv1.1, whole genome shotgun sequence DNA encoding:
- the SOX9 gene encoding transcription factor SOX-9, producing the protein MNLLDPFLKMTEEQEKCLSGAPSPTMSDDSAGSPCPSGSGSDTENTRPQENTFPKSDPDLKKESDEDKFPVCIREAVSQVLKGYDWTLVPMPVRVNGSSKNKPHVKRPMNAFMVWAQAARRKLADQYPHLHNAELSKTLGKLWRLLNESEKRPFVEEAERLRVQHKKDHPDYKYQPRRRKSVKNGQAEQEEGSEQTHISPNAIFKALQADSPQSSSSMSEVHSPGEHSGQSQGPPTPPTTPKTDVQPGKQDLKREGRPLQEGGRQPPHIDFRDVDIGELSSDVISNIETFDVNEFDQYLPPNGHPGVPATHGQPGQVTYTGSYGISSTAAAPASTGHAWMSKQPPPPQQPPSQPQPPQVPQQAPQQPQHTLTTLSSEPGQAQQRTHIKTEQLSPSHYSEQQQHSPQQISYSSFNLQHYSSSYPTITRSQYDYTDHQSSNSYYSHAAGQSSSLYSTFTYMNPAQRPMYTPIADTAGVPSIPQTHSPQHWEQPVYTQLTRP